The Sulfurimonas aquatica genomic sequence TTACGAGGCTTTGTTGGCATTTAAATAACCCAAGTATGGTCGACTAAAAATCTTCCATTTTGATGAACTATTATCATTTGTGCTAAATATTCACCACTAACTTTTGTAAATTTTTGCTTCCATATAACCATTGCAGAGTTTGGTCTACGTAGTACGGTAATTAGATTTCTTTCAGCAAAGAATCCTTTTTCTTTTTGGTATTCTTCACAAACTTTAATTAAATACTCTTTTGTAACGATGTTTTTTAATCTGTCAGTAAAGTCTTTTACATGACGCTCATAATCTATGGATGTTGATGCATCCATTAAGTTATCCATCATTTCATTTGCCATGGAAGATAATTTACTTTCAGGTATTTCTTCAAAATTCATTTTAATTATCCTGTATACTATTGCACTCCTTATGCTCGTTAGGAGTGTTATTTTAACCAACGTCCTGCATCTAGTCTTATAGTGGTATTAACATCTTTCAGACCTAAGCTGTTTTGTTTCTCTAGAAAAGTTATTTTAGCTAAATATTCACCTTTTAGTAATGGAACACTTGCAATTGTTCGTGTACTAATATTTTGTTTAAATGAAGTTCTACACAATGATTCAACTATTTTTTCAAAAACAATAGAACCATCTTTTTCTTGAATAATTACTTTAAATTTTAAAGGCTGTCCAAGCCCTTTTCTATCATCATCAGGTATCTCATCATAGTTTATATCACCTTGGCAATATTGATTATATCTACTACCAATAAACTTGTCTTCTAGTCGAGCCTTAGTCGTTGGAAATATAAAGTTCATTTTTAAAAAATAGCTTTTTTCAACAGGTGCTTCAAAAGGAATGGAAATTGATGAGTTTTCTTTTTTAATTGAAAATGGTTCATCTTCAATAAGAGGTGGAAATGTACATAGAGATGTTATCCACATCATTAATCCAATTACCGGTTTTTGACATAAGGAATAAGTAACGGGTCCCATTAATCTTTGCCTCCTAACGGTTGACTTTATCCAATAAATGACTACTAGGGTATTTATTGGTTACAAAGTTTTGTTATATATTTTTATGTTTCTAGATCCCTAAAGTGGAGATGTATCCCCTAGAACATAATTTAAATTTCGTCATACTTACTTTGCTTAAATGCACCTATAACCTTACTTAAATAAAGTGATATTGTACTCCCATAATAAAATCCAATTATGATATATGCCATTTTGTCTATTTTAAAAGTTTCCATAATTTCTATTAATACTGAATAATCTTTTCCTAAAAATAAAAATATAACTAATGCAATAATTGTAAAAAAAAAGGGATTAGTATCGCATATGCTAATACTTTTCTCATTCCATCATCTGGGTCTACAAAATGTACTTTCTTAACTTTATTATTCATTGTTTTCCTTCATATAACAGTCAAGTAGAAAAATATGTTACTTACTTTCGTTCTTTTTAAAGTTTTTAAATAATAGCTAAATTTCTGAAGTTATGAAAGCTAAAAATCGGTAGAGGTAACATATTTTTCTTGCTATGTTTTGTTATGTGTCTTTTTCAGTTTTTATAAGGTCTTCTGCATGAAGAAATGTGAAGCCTTTATGCTCATATATTTGAATAAATAAGTTTTCAAAAGTCAAATTATATCGACCACCAGTAATTCGTATTTCTAAATTTTTATTAGTAAAATATCTAACTGCACTTCGAATGTCGCATCCAATCATTACAGTATTTTCTTTTCTGCTTACTAGTAAATTAATTGCATTATTTAAATCTGTTTTACATTTAAAGTAACTCCAGAGTAACCATAAAACTATTGCACCAATTATTCCAATAATATATTCCATTGCCACCCTTTTAAAACATAATTATTTAACAGTGAATATTATATACATAAAAACCTTGAATAACATAAATAATTATATACTGAAAGAATCTTGCGTTTAATTAAAAATAAAACCCATTACAACATATTGCATTTTGTCATATTAACACTCTGTTTGAAAAAATTACACTAATATACCGACAATGAAATAAAGTTCCACCTAAAGGCAAGAAGATGATAGAGAGATTTTACTTAAAAGATTACCTTAGTTTTAAAGAGAGTGAGTTAGAACTTAACTCTGGTCTCGTTGTGTTTACTGGGCCTAGTGGTAGTGGTAAGTCCATACTTATGAACTCCATACTTTCTTCTTTGGGTGGGGCTTCTTGCGAGGCCGCTCTATGTGAGTCTAGCGTTACTTGGAACATAAACGCGGATGACATAGGCATAGAAAACGAAGAGATTAACGTCTTCAAGCACATAAAAAAAGGAAACTCGCGTTACTTTGTAAACAACCAAAGCCTCTCTAAAAAGTCTATAGGCATAGTCGCGGCTGATTATCTTCGTCATTTGAGCCTTAAGGACTTTAGCGACTTTGAGAATGAAAACTTACTCTCTATACTTGATGATAGAGTAGGGGTGAAAAACAAAAAGGTGCTAAAACTCAAAGAGAGCTACCAGAAGAGCTTTTTAGAGTACCAAGACGTTAAACGCGAACTACAAGTAATAGAAGAAGAAGAGAAAAAGATAGTAGAGCTCAAAGAGTTCGCGGCGTTTGAGATAAAAAAGATAGATGACATAAACCCAACTACCGGAGAAGACGAAGAACTATCAGTGATAAAAAAAGAGCTTTCAAAAAAAGAGAAAGTGCTGGAGAGTTTAGAGTCCGCTATGGAGATTTTTAACCATGAGCACCTTGTTTCTAGCGCGTTAGATACTTTGGACGCTGAGAGTGCGTTCTTTGATGACGCTATGAATGAGCTTCGAGCGGTGTTTGATAGTGCGACTGAGAGATTTTCAGCTCTTGAGGACTTAGACATAGAAGAGATTTTAAACCGCATAGAAGAGATAAGCGGACTTAAACGCAGATATGGAAGCATAGAAGAGGCTCTGGAGTATAAAGAGCAGAAAAAACTAGAGTTAGAGAAATATGAGAACATAGAGATAGCTAGAAACGACTTAGAAGAGAGATACACTAAGTTGTCAAAAGAGATAGAAACGCTAGCAAATGAGCTAAGCGACCTGCGTTTAAAGGCACTACCAGATTTTGAGAGCTCTTTAAACTCTTATTTAAGTCATCTCTATCTAAGAGACGCGGACGTAACGCTACAAAAAAGAGAGTACAAGCTCCACGGACAAGATGAACTAAGCATAAAACTAAACTCGACTGAACTTGCAAAGATAAGTACGGGAGAGTTTAACCGTCTACGTTTAGCGATTCTCGCATTAAAGTCGGAGCTTATGAGTCAAAATGGTGGTGTTTTAATGCTTGATGAGATAGATGCTAACCTTAGTGGTGAAGAGTCTATGAGTGTCGCAAAAGTACTTCGTCAGCTCTCTAAGCACTTTCAGATATTTGTAATTTCTCATCAGCCACAACTTACTTCTATGGGAGATCAGCACTTTTTGGTCTATAAAGATGGTAATATTTCAAAAACAAAAGAGTTAAACTTCCAAGAGAGAGTTGATGAGATAGCCAGAATCATAAGTGGCGAAAATATCTCAAACGAAGCTAAAAAGTTTGCTCGTGAACTACTAGAGGCAAATAATGATAATTGATACGCATATACACTTAGATGACGAACGCTACGAAGAGGACCTAGATGAAGTACTTTCTCGTGCTAGAGAGGGTGGGGTAGAGAGATTTATAATTCCTGGTGCAGATAAGAACACTCTTCCTCGCGCCATAGAGATAGCTGAGAAGTATGATGATGTTTACTTTGCAGTTGGGATTCATCCATATGACATGGAGCAGTTTGACTTACTTGATTTTGATAAGTATGTCCACCATGAGAAGTGCGTAGCTGTGGGTGAGTGTGGGCTTGACTACTTTCGCCTAGAAGGGAGTGATGAGGAAAAATCGGCTGAAAAGAAAGAGCAAAAAAGAGTTTTTGCCGCGCAAATAGAGCTTGCAAAAAAGTATAAGAAACCTTTGATAGTGCATGTTCGTGACGCCTCTCGCGACTCAAAAGCTCTTATGTTAGAAAATGGTGCCGGAGAAGTCGGTGGAGTGCTTCACTGTTATAACGCGGATGAAGAGCTTTTAAGTCTTGCAAATGAAGGTTTTTACTTTGGCATAGGCGGAGTGTTGACGTTTAAAAACGCCAAGAAGCTCATAAATGTCCTACCAAAGATACCGCAAGAGAAACTAATCATAGAGACAGATGGACCATATCTAACGCCAATGCCGTATCGTGGAAAAAGAAACGAGCCGCTCTATACAACTTTTGTAGCTCAGAAAATGTCAGAACTTTTAGAAATAGATCTCGAAAACATAAAACAAACTACTACAAGCAATGCCCTAAAACTCTTTAATATTTTATAATATCAAAGAGTTTTTTTTCGCTTTATCTTCTTTAAACATTTTATTAATCATTTTTTAGATAAAATCATATAAATTTAAAATAAAAAGTTATATATGTTCAAATATTTTTTAATCATTTTCTTTCCACTTTTTCTCTTTGCAAACCTAACATATGAGTCAAACTACAACAAAGAACTCTCAGTTCTAGACTCTTTTAATATAGAGTCGGCATTTTTGTATGATCCTATTATGAATGATATGAGAACAAGAAACAGCTCTAAGGGGAGAAAAAAACTCTTCTTTAGAGCAATGAAAGATGCATATACTTTTATCCCTATGATAAAGAGTACACTCACAAAGTATGACGTTCCTCAAGAGTTCTTATACCTAGCGATGGCTGAGTCAAACTTTAGTACTAAAGCATACTCAAACAAAAGAGCAGCCGGACTTTGGCAGTTTATGCCTGCTACTGGTAGAAGATTTGATTTGAAAATTGATGAGTATGTTGATGAAAGAAGAGACTTAGTCAAGTCAACACATGCCGCTGCAAAATACCTCACAAGACTTCATAAAAGATTTGGAAAATGGTATCTAGCCGCTATCGCTTACAACTGTGGTGGTGGGCGTTTAAATCAGGCTATAAGAAAAGCAGGAAGTGATGAGCTATCTGTTTTACTTGATGAAGACAAAAAATACATTCCACGTGAGAGCCGTTACTATATCCGTAAAATAGTCGCGTTAGCACTTATTGGTACTGATGAAAAGCATCTTCTCTCTAGCGAGTACGAATACCTTTTAAATCGTGCAAATGCTTACTCTATCACTCCTATTAAACTCTCTAGCGGAGAATCTTTAGAGAGAGTCTCTAAGCTGATAGAAATGCCTCTTAAAGATTTGAAAAAGCTAAATAGACACTTGAAATATGACTTTGTGCCTCCTTATGCCGAAGATTACGAGGTTTATATCCCATATATCAAATTAGCAGAGTTTAAACAAAACTATTATGAGTCACCTATGAAAAATATTTATAAACTTCATGTTGTTTCTAGAGGCGATAACCTATCTTACATTGGAAAAAAATATGGAATTTCTTACAAGGTTATAAAAGATTTTAACAATCTAAAAAGTAATAGATTAAGATTGAAACAGAAGCTTGTCATTCCCATCTCAAAACATAACAAAAGTAATAAATTTGATTCAAAGCACTACTACATGGTCAAAAGTGGAGATTCATTAATCTCAATATCTAAGGCGACAAAAGTGAGCGTTCAAAATATAATGCTTCAAAATCATCTTAAAAATTCAAATATTAGAATTGGTGAAAGGTTAAAAATTTATGAATAAGTTTTATATATTTGCACTTGTTCTGATTGTTCTTTTTAGTAGTGGATGTAGCACTAGAGGTAAAAAAACATACAGAAACTATCAGCACTCTAAAACAAAAGTATATAGAGATAGTTCAGGCGCATACAGTAGCAGTATAGATAGAAAAAAATACTCTCACCCTACGATGAGACCATATACCATCCGAGGGATTAAGTACTATCCTACTGTAGTTAGCGTTGGAGATGAGTATACAGGAAACGCTAGCTGGTACGGACCCGATTTTCATGGAAAGCTTACCTCAAATGGTGAGACATATAATATGTACGATATGACAGCCGCACATAAAACACTGCCAATGAATACTATTGTTAAAGTAACCAATCTAAGAAATGGACTCAGTACCGTAGTGAGGATTAACGATAGAGGTCCTTTTGTTGAGACAAGAATCATTGACCTCTCTAACACCGCAGCCAAAAAAATAAAAATGGTAGGAGCAGGGACTGCACCGGTCAGACTAGAAATACTTGGGTTTGAGACTAAAGGCAAACGCACCATACCAACTAAAAAAGAGTTGAAAACGTCACCACAAGAGCAATCTACGGGAGAGTATGCACTTCAAATAGCATCTTTTTCAAGAATAGAGGGTGCAATAATAACTCAAGAGAAGTATGATAATACAGATGGGTATAGAACTGTTATCAAAGATGTTGAAGTTGAGAGTGGTAGAGTATTTAAAGTTGTGTTAAAAGGCTTTAAAAGTGAAGACGAAGCTAGAGACTACAAAGCATCTGGAATATTTAAAAATGCATTTATAATAAGAGAGGATTAAATGATTACAAAAACAAGAACAACAAAAGAGACAGATATAACTGTATCATTAGAGTTAAATGGAAGTGGGAAAAGTAAGGTATCTACTGGTGTTGGCTTTTTAGACCATATGCTTGAGAGCTTTTCAAAGCACTCGCTTATCGATCTAGAAGTATCTTGCAAGGGTGATACTCACATAGACGACCACCATAGCGTTGAAGATGTTGGAATCGTACTTGGTTCACTTCTAGCACAAGCTATATATCCAGTTAAAAATATGGAGCGCTTTGGTAGTGCAAATATAGTTATGGATGAGGCTTGTGTATCGTGTGATTTAGATCTAAGCAATAGACCATTTTTAGTTTATGAGCTTGAGGTAAGCGGTAAAGTTGGCAATTTTGATACGGAACTAGTAGAAGAGTTTTATAGAGCGTTTGTTTTAAACGCAAAGATAAGTACGCACATCATACAGCTTCGTGGTAAAAATAAACACCATATCATTGAAGCATCATTTAAGTCTCTTGCGGTTGCGATAAGAAGAGCCACTACAAGAAATGATAGAGTTGGCATTCCTAGTACAAAAGACGTTTTATGATAAAGCTGATTGTTTTAGACGTTGACGGCTGTCTGAGTGATGGCTCACTTATCTATTCAAACGATTCTATAGAGAGCAAAAGCTTTAATGTTAAAGATGGACTTGGAATCACTACCTGGATAAAAATGGGTAATGAAGTAGCAATCATAACTGGTCGAAAATCAGAAATAGTGAAAAAAAGAGCGACCGAACTTGGCATAAAGCATCTCTATCAAGGTGTACGGGACAAAGATAGAGTACTAAAAGAGCTTGTAGAGTCACTTGGTTTAAAGTTTTATGAACTTGGAGCAATTGGAGATGATTTAAATGACTACAATATGCTATCTCTTGTTGGTAGAAGCTTTACTCCTAAAAATGGCGTTAAAGAGATTCGAGAGTTAGTAGATACAGTCTTAAACTATAATGGTGGAGATGGCGCGGTGAGAGAGATGATAGATACTTTAGTTGATGAAAATGATCAAAGAGAAGAGTTTCTATCAGTTTGGATTTAAGAGGAGTCTGTTATCAATATAAACATTTTTTTTCTCTTTATACTAAGTAGTTTGATGATGATTTTTTATTTTTTCAAGCCACTTGATATAAAGCAGCAACTCTTTGTAGATATACCTCTTTTTGAAATCAGGGACTTCTCTCTTTACGAGCTCAACCAAGAGAAAATAAAAACTTTTATGTCTGGAGATGTTGCTACAAGATATGCTGATAGATATACTGTTAAAAGTATGGATTTTACAGATAACTCAAAAACTTACATCGCCAATATGAAGGCTGATAGTGGCTTGTACGAAGGTGATATTATCACTCTTATTGGAAAGGTATCATACTTTAGAGAAGATGGGCTAACGTTTGATTCGCAAGAAGTTGTTTACAATAAAAAAACTTCAGTCGCTAAAACACAGAGTGAGTATGTTGCATATATGGGTGATAATAAGATTACAGGAGTCTCTTTGGAGTATAATAGCTTACTAAATAAAATAGAGTCAAAACAGGTAGTCGCAAAATATATCTTAGATGAGGAACAATTATGAGAATAATTTTTATACTTTTTTTTACAACTTTACTTTTTTCTCAAGAACTGAAGATTAAAGCAAACTCATTTAAAGCAGATGAGAGTCAAGGTATATCCGTATTTGATGGAGACGTTAACATTGTCAAAGGTAATGATGAGATAAACGCATCTAACTTGACAATATATGTAGATAAAGAGAATAAGCCAACGAAGTTTGTCGCTATTGGCAATGTCTCTTTTAAGATACAGACAAAACAGAATGCAAAATATAGAGGAAGTTCAAATAAGATAATCTATTTGCCACTTAAAAAGGAGTATCACTTTTTTGAAAATGTTCATTTAGTACAAATAAATGAGAAAAAAGAGATACATGGCGATAAAGTGATTTTAAGTATAGTTGATGGAAAAGCATATGCTCAGGGCCTCAAAAAAGAGCCTGTGATAATGATTTTTGATATAGCTGAAGAGAAGGAATAGTTTTGGTTGATATAGATATAGTAGATGCAAAGTTTATGACATCGGCTCCAAATGTTGGAGCAGCACCAGAGTCGGATGAACAAAATGAAATAGTATTCATGGCAAGATCAAACGTAGGCAAGAGCTCACTTTTAAATGCTTTGACAAATCATAAAGGTCTTGCAAAAGTATCTTCAACACCAGGTAAAACCAGACTTATCAACTATTTTGATGTGACACTTTTAAACAGAGAAGAAGATAAAAAGGTTAATGCAAAGTTTGTTGACCTGCCAGGTTTTGGATATGCAAAGGTCTCTAAATCTATGAAGCATGATTGGGAGAAAAACTTAACTGACTACATATCAACTAGAGAACAGATTAAAGTTTTTATACATCTTGTTGATTGTAGACATCCTCATCTTGACATAGATACATCCGTGAGTCAATTTTTGTTTGACAACGTACGTGAAAATCAGTACATAATTCAAATCTTTACTAAGATAGATAAACTCAATCAAAAAGAGCAAAACGCTCTTAGACGTGAGTTTCCAAATGCGATGACTGTATCAAGCTCTAAAAAAAGAGGTACTAAGAAAATTATCAATGTTATTTACGATCTTTTAGAGGAAAAAGAAAAAAATGAAGATTGAGTATAAAAAAGCTAAACTCAGTGATATAGTGATGATGAGGGAGTTGATTCTTCCAGAAATAGAAAATGGAATCATTTTAGATAGAAGTGAAGATGAGATAGCAACAAATATTCGCTCTTACACACTTGTACTTGGAGATGAACAACTTTTAGGGTTCTGTGCTTTACATGTACATACATCAGAACTGGCTGAGATCAGATCGCTTGTTGTAAAAGATGGTTTTAGAGGCAATAAAATAGGTGAATCTATAATTAACGAGGTGCTCAAGGAAGCTACTTCTCTTGGTTTAAAAAGAGTCCTAAGTCTAACGTATAAGCAAGCTTTCTTTGAAAGACTAGGCTTTGTTGAGATTCCAAAAGAGTCATTACCAGAACATAAAATATGGGCCGACTGTATAAAATGTAAACATTTTCCAATATGCAACGAAGTATCCCTGATAAAAGACCTTTAGAACTATTTATATACATATTTTTATTTGTATTATATAGTGGGCTAAGCAGTATCTATCCATTTCTACCACCTTTATTTGCTGTATTATTTACATATTTTGTTAAATCTCTAGATGAGAAAAATCTTTTATACATAGTCGCGATTTCATTTATGCTTGTTATTTTTGAAGCTAATGCGGGCTATATGCTATTTACATCTATTATATATTTATATATAGTTTATAAGTTTATACTTCCAAAAATAATGCAGAGTTTTAACTGTCAAAAATGTATTAGAGCCTCTTATGTAGTGTTGGCTTATTTCGGATATTTTTTATTTTTAACGCTGTTGTCGAATATTTTTCTTTTAGAGCAGCCGGTAATTGATTACTATATAGTATACTATATAGTAATAGAGTTTTTTATAGTGAGTATATTATGAAAATTAAGATCATACTACTAGTATTTGCATCAATCTGGTTAGGGCTATTAGTTAGAGTCTTTATTTTAAGTGTTGAGTCAAATCATATCTATTCAAAACTCTCTTTAAAAAATACTATAAGGCTAGAACATATTGCTCCTGTTCGTGGGGAGATAGTAGACATAAAAAATAGAGCGGTTGCTATAAATAAACTAGGATTTAAGATACAGCTAGCCCCACACCTCACAAGTAGAAAATCATCTCATAATCTAGATGAAGAGATAGATAAACTTTGCGCACTTCTTCCTTCCTTAGACAAAAAGAAAATAAAAAAGAGATATGCGAAGAAAGAGTCTTACTATAATCATAACTTTATCGACGTTGTCCATTTTATTGCATATGAGGAGATAATGCCTGTCTACTCAACGCTAAACTTGAGAGAAAATGTTAAGATCATTCCTGCACCAAAACGCCACTATCCATATAAAAACATTGCTGCACACATGATAGGGTATGTATCGCGTGCGAATAAAAAAGATATTGATGGAGATGCTCTGCTGGAGCTGTTAGGTAACACTGGTAAAACAGGTATTGAGAAATACTATAATAAATACCTTCAAGGTACAGCTGGTAAACGCCAAATAAAAGTTAATGCTAATAACGAAGAGATTAAGCAGCTTATGTATGAAAGTGCTGATGAGGATAAGAAACTCACTCTTAGTTTGGATATGGAACTTCAAACATATATAGCTGAACTATTCGGAGATAGGGTAGGTGCAGTTATAGTTATGGATGTTAATGGATCTGTTTTATCTGCAGGTAGTTTTCCTAACTATGATTTAAATATCTTTGTTTCGGGTATGTCGCATGCTATGTATAATAAATTGTCATCAAGTTTGGATCACCCATTTACAAATAAGTTGATAAATGGTCTTTACCCTCCAGGCTCCACGATCAAACCAATGCTTGGACTGCTTTATATATCAACGGACTTAAGTAGTAAGTGGACAGTTGAGTGTAAGTCATCCCTTCCTTTAGGTGGAAGAATATTCAGATGTTGGAAAAAGCAGGGGCATGAGCATACCGATATCACAAAGGCTATAAGAGAGAGTTGCGATGATTATTTTTACAAGGGTAGCTTGATCTTAGGGAATCAAAAGATGAGTATGGGACTTAAACGTTACGGACTTTCTAAAAAAACGGGCATTGATTTACCTAATGAGTTTATTGGTGTTGTTCCTTCAAAAGAGTGGAAAAGAGAGAAATACAATAGATCATGGAATATTGGGGAAACGGTAAACATGTCTATAGGGCAGGGTGATTTTTTAGTAACGCCACTTCAAATAGCACAGCAGACTGCGCTTATGGCAACAGGTAAGCTTCCAACTCCTCATATTGCTAAAAAAATAGGTGATGAAGTTATCAAGCATGAGTTGCAAGATGTTTTAACAAAAGAAGAACTTAAAAATCTGCCTAAAATACAAAATGCTATGTACCATGTATGTAACAGAGCAAAAGGTACTGCAACTAACTACCTACACTCTAAAGTAAAGATCGCTGGAAAAACGGGAACGGCTCAGGTAATTGCCATTAAGCAAGATATAGAAAAAAGAAAATTAGAAAGAGAACTCTCCTACTACAATCGTTCGCATGCATGGTTTACAACATATGGACCATATAAAAATCCGCAGTACGTTGTCATGGCTATGATAGAACATGGTGGACATGGTGGGCATGCTGCTGGTTCGATTATATCGGATATATATAACAAGCTCTTAGAGCTTGGTTATATAAAAAAGTAATTTTTATGCGAAAGAGTTTTGAATAAAAAGAGCAAGAATTATTAGTAAAAATATACCGCCAGCTCTATTGTAGAGCTTGTTTGCTAGAATAAATAGCAGAGCTAATGATGCTGACACCATAATCAAAATATCAAACTTCGTACTAGCAAGATCTACTAAAAGTGGATTAATCAATGAAGACGCACCTAAAACCATTGAAAAGTTTGCTACGTTTGAGCCAATTATATTTCCAATACCCATCTCGGCGTTTCCCTTTTTTACTGCTACTAACGAAACTACAAGCTCTGGAAGTGAAGTTCCAAGTGAGATTAAAAACAGACCTATAACCCATTCACTCACTTCAAGGCTACGCGCGATGTTTGTTCCGCTCTCGACAACAAAATTTGCCCCACCTATAGTCAATATAAATCCAACACTAAGTAAAGCTACTGTTTTGAGCCAGTTGAATTGTTTTGCTAAAGAAGTATCTATCTCTCCTTCTAGGTCTTCACGAGAACTTTTAAATAAAAAGATAAGGTATGAAGTCATTAAGAGTAAAAATATCACACCATCTACTCGGCCAATAACTCCATCTTGAATCATAATGTAAAAAATTAATACGGGAACAATAACCCAAGCACTATCTTTTGAAAAGAGGTCTCTGTTTGGATTCATAGATTTAGCAAACATAAAAACTATACCAAGAACCATGGTTATGTTAAAAATAACGCTTCCAACTACATTCGCAACCGCCATATCGCTTTTACCATGTGATGAAGCCATCATTGAAGCTGCCATTTCAGGTAAAGAAGTACCAAAGGCAACTAAGGTGGCTCCAATGACAAAATGAGATATATTAAAATGTAACGCTATTCTTTCTGATTCTTTAATAATGAAATCAGCCCCATATATAAGTGCCGCCATTGCAACTAAAAATATTATATAATCCATCTATATTTACCCTTGTGTTCTAATAATTAAACTACTAGGAAGATTAAACTTCTCTATAAGTCTTCTCTCTTCTTCTCTCATCTCGCCATTGTC encodes the following:
- a CDS encoding N-acetyltransferase; amino-acid sequence: MKIEYKKAKLSDIVMMRELILPEIENGIILDRSEDEIATNIRSYTLVLGDEQLLGFCALHVHTSELAEIRSLVVKDGFRGNKIGESIINEVLKEATSLGLKRVLSLTYKQAFFERLGFVEIPKESLPEHKIWADCIKCKHFPICNEVSLIKDL
- the mrdA gene encoding penicillin-binding protein 2 — its product is MKIKIILLVFASIWLGLLVRVFILSVESNHIYSKLSLKNTIRLEHIAPVRGEIVDIKNRAVAINKLGFKIQLAPHLTSRKSSHNLDEEIDKLCALLPSLDKKKIKKRYAKKESYYNHNFIDVVHFIAYEEIMPVYSTLNLRENVKIIPAPKRHYPYKNIAAHMIGYVSRANKKDIDGDALLELLGNTGKTGIEKYYNKYLQGTAGKRQIKVNANNEEIKQLMYESADEDKKLTLSLDMELQTYIAELFGDRVGAVIVMDVNGSVLSAGSFPNYDLNIFVSGMSHAMYNKLSSSLDHPFTNKLINGLYPPGSTIKPMLGLLYISTDLSSKWTVECKSSLPLGGRIFRCWKKQGHEHTDITKAIRESCDDYFYKGSLILGNQKMSMGLKRYGLSKKTGIDLPNEFIGVVPSKEWKREKYNRSWNIGETVNMSIGQGDFLVTPLQIAQQTALMATGKLPTPHIAKKIGDEVIKHELQDVLTKEELKNLPKIQNAMYHVCNRAKGTATNYLHSKVKIAGKTGTAQVIAIKQDIEKRKLERELSYYNRSHAWFTTYGPYKNPQYVVMAMIEHGGHGGHAAGSIISDIYNKLLELGYIKK
- a CDS encoding calcium/sodium antiporter, with protein sequence MDYIIFLVAMAALIYGADFIIKESERIALHFNISHFVIGATLVAFGTSLPEMAASMMASSHGKSDMAVANVVGSVIFNITMVLGIVFMFAKSMNPNRDLFSKDSAWVIVPVLIFYIMIQDGVIGRVDGVIFLLLMTSYLIFLFKSSREDLEGEIDTSLAKQFNWLKTVALLSVGFILTIGGANFVVESGTNIARSLEVSEWVIGLFLISLGTSLPELVVSLVAVKKGNAEMGIGNIIGSNVANFSMVLGASSLINPLLVDLASTKFDILIMVSASLALLFILANKLYNRAGGIFLLIILALFIQNSFA